A single genomic interval of Streptomyces graminofaciens harbors:
- a CDS encoding xanthine dehydrogenase family protein molybdopterin-binding subunit, with translation MSRHSRRRFLTYLVAAPSLAVATKIGLDAYAPGSAEGAIPTLPAPADLVDLGDLLILAGTPTANMLVLSVDEEGIAHFRLPREEVGQGLTTAVAMLVAEELDTPLDRVRVQLDDARPELLFNQLTGSSNSVRSLYDPVRHTAAAARARLVRAAAKQWGLSAKDLTVRKGVVVAPDGRTASYGSLSAAAASLDLGSLTVSPKNESEHTLVGTPTSRIDARALVTGKQTYTLDLDVPGAKPCMVRRPPTINGTVKSVANEAAVRAMPGVLDVVTIDSGVAVVAETFGQARDGKEALEVTWGGGTIDTLSDDGIKSRLKAATPSLDVLGLLVKKVEGEFDFAFASHAPLETNSAVADVREDRAEVWSGLKSPIVAQAAIAKAVGLPVSKVKVHVVQSGGSFGRRLFHDAALEAAVVSKKSGRPVRLMWSRIDDMRHGRMRPATHHRVRATYAAGQVLTFTHQVAAVETDFRHGLGDALTAAAASLPSGIGNATFAQTLFLTTVKSPYNFGITTQTLTEVPIKMHTGSWRSVYSANTRGAEEIIVDELAAKLGKDPVAFRREFLKTARQRAVLAKVAEEGDWGRDLPDGWAQGVGFHDEYKSCTACLVEIDATDPKKPRVTKAVIAADVGRVINPRGLEAQLLGGLTDAISTTLRAGLHIDKGLPLEGSYSQFHYARQKDSPKDVKIYVIEGADEPGGAGELGVPAAVGAVANAYARATGTNPRSFPVNFDVDFTPFPR, from the coding sequence ATGTCACGTCACTCGCGGCGCAGGTTTCTCACCTATCTGGTGGCCGCGCCCTCCCTCGCCGTCGCGACCAAGATCGGTCTGGACGCCTACGCCCCCGGCAGCGCCGAGGGAGCGATCCCCACACTGCCGGCGCCTGCCGATCTGGTCGACCTCGGTGACCTGCTGATCCTGGCCGGGACACCCACCGCGAACATGCTCGTGCTGAGCGTCGACGAGGAGGGCATCGCCCACTTCCGGCTGCCCCGGGAGGAGGTCGGCCAGGGGCTCACCACGGCGGTGGCCATGCTGGTCGCGGAGGAGCTGGACACTCCGCTCGACCGCGTCCGTGTCCAACTGGACGACGCCCGGCCCGAGTTGCTCTTCAACCAGCTGACCGGCAGCTCCAACTCCGTCCGTTCGCTCTACGACCCCGTACGTCACACGGCGGCCGCCGCGCGTGCCCGGCTGGTGCGGGCCGCGGCGAAGCAGTGGGGGCTGAGCGCGAAGGACCTGACCGTGCGCAAGGGGGTCGTGGTCGCGCCCGACGGCCGTACCGCCTCCTACGGCTCGCTCTCGGCGGCCGCCGCCTCCCTGGATCTCGGCTCGCTGACGGTCTCGCCGAAGAACGAGTCGGAGCACACCCTGGTCGGCACCCCCACTTCACGCATCGACGCCCGTGCCCTGGTCACCGGCAAGCAGACCTACACCCTCGACCTCGATGTGCCCGGCGCCAAGCCGTGCATGGTGCGTCGGCCGCCGACCATCAACGGAACCGTGAAGTCGGTGGCCAACGAGGCCGCCGTACGGGCCATGCCGGGTGTGCTGGACGTGGTCACCATCGACAGCGGTGTCGCCGTGGTCGCCGAGACGTTCGGGCAGGCCCGCGACGGCAAGGAGGCCCTGGAGGTCACCTGGGGCGGCGGGACCATCGACACGCTGTCGGACGACGGGATCAAGTCGAGGCTGAAGGCGGCGACGCCCTCGCTGGACGTGCTCGGGTTGCTGGTGAAGAAGGTCGAGGGCGAGTTCGACTTCGCGTTCGCCAGCCATGCCCCGCTGGAGACCAACTCCGCCGTGGCCGACGTGCGGGAGGACCGTGCCGAGGTCTGGTCCGGGCTGAAGTCCCCGATCGTCGCCCAGGCCGCCATCGCCAAGGCCGTCGGGTTGCCGGTGTCCAAGGTGAAGGTGCATGTCGTGCAGTCGGGCGGGTCCTTCGGACGGCGGCTGTTCCACGACGCGGCGCTGGAGGCCGCCGTCGTCTCCAAGAAGAGCGGCCGTCCCGTCCGGCTGATGTGGTCCCGGATCGACGACATGCGGCACGGGCGGATGCGGCCCGCGACCCACCACCGTGTACGGGCCACCTACGCGGCCGGGCAGGTGCTCACCTTCACCCACCAGGTGGCGGCCGTGGAGACCGACTTCCGGCACGGGCTCGGCGACGCGCTCACCGCCGCCGCGGCGAGCCTGCCGTCCGGCATCGGCAACGCGACCTTCGCCCAGACCCTGTTCCTGACCACGGTGAAGTCCCCGTACAACTTCGGTATCACCACGCAGACGCTCACCGAGGTGCCGATCAAGATGCACACCGGGTCGTGGCGTTCGGTGTACTCGGCCAACACCCGCGGGGCCGAGGAGATCATCGTCGACGAACTGGCGGCGAAGCTCGGCAAGGACCCGGTGGCGTTCCGGCGCGAGTTCCTCAAGACGGCCCGGCAGCGGGCCGTTCTCGCCAAGGTCGCGGAAGAAGGGGACTGGGGAAGGGATCTGCCCGACGGATGGGCCCAGGGCGTCGGCTTCCACGACGAGTACAAGTCCTGCACGGCCTGCCTGGTCGAGATCGACGCCACCGATCCGAAGAAGCCCCGGGTGACGAAGGCGGTCATCGCGGCCGACGTGGGCCGGGTGATCAACCCACGCGGCCTGGAGGCACAACTGCTCGGCGGACTCACCGACGCCATCTCCACCACCCTGCGGGCCGGGCTCCACATCGACAAGGGGCTCCCGCTGGAGGGCAGTTACTCGCAGTTCCACTACGCCCGCCAGAAGGACTCCCCGAAGGACGTGAAGATCTACGTCATCGAGGGCGCGGACGAGCCGGGTGGCGCGGGCGAACTCGGCGTCCCGGCGGCCGTCGGAGCCGTCGCCAACGCCTACGCGCGGGCCACCGGCACCAACCCCCGCAGCTTCCCCGTCAACTTCGACGTGGACTTCACGCCCTTCCCCCGTTGA
- a CDS encoding (2Fe-2S)-binding protein, which yields MPSHTFTVNGETVTVDAPDDLPLLWALRDLLGIRGPKYGCGIDVCKACTSHLDGEAVRPCVVPVAEAAGREVTTIEGLADGDELHPVQEAWLEQDVAQCGYCQPGQIMAAVALLKRTRNPTDADIDEIANVCRCGTYFRIREAIKSAAAKMG from the coding sequence ATGCCCTCCCACACCTTCACCGTCAACGGCGAGACCGTCACCGTCGACGCCCCCGACGACCTGCCCCTGCTGTGGGCGCTACGCGACCTGCTCGGCATCCGCGGCCCCAAGTACGGCTGCGGCATCGACGTCTGCAAGGCCTGCACCAGCCACCTCGACGGCGAGGCCGTCCGGCCCTGTGTGGTCCCGGTCGCCGAGGCCGCGGGCCGCGAGGTCACCACCATCGAGGGGCTCGCCGACGGCGACGAGCTGCACCCCGTACAGGAGGCCTGGCTGGAACAGGACGTCGCCCAGTGCGGCTACTGCCAGCCCGGCCAGATCATGGCCGCCGTCGCCCTGCTCAAGCGCACCAGGAACCCCACCGACGCCGACATCGACGAGATCGCGAACGTCTGCCGTTGCGGCACGTACTTCCGTATCCGCGAGGCGATCAAGAGCGCGGCGGCGAAGATGGGGTGA